One stretch of Paraburkholderia fungorum DNA includes these proteins:
- the esaR gene encoding response regulator transcription factor EsaR has product MATILVVDDEMGIRELLSEILSDEGHVVEAAENAQEARDFRLRQAPDLVLLDIWMPDTDGVTLLKEWAAQGQLTMPVIMMSGHATIDTAVEATKIGALNFLEKPIALQKLLKAVEQGLARGNAAAAPGGAAAKPVMPVSSSAVASAAALPMLSTDGMGSGALAAQTASISFDIPLRDARDAFERAYFEYHLARENGSMTRVAEKTGLERTHLYRKLKQLGVDLGKNKGE; this is encoded by the coding sequence ATGGCAACCATCCTGGTGGTAGATGATGAAATGGGCATCCGGGAATTGCTCTCGGAGATCCTGAGCGACGAAGGGCATGTCGTGGAGGCCGCTGAAAATGCGCAGGAAGCGCGCGACTTCCGCTTGCGTCAGGCACCGGACCTGGTGCTGCTCGACATCTGGATGCCGGACACCGACGGCGTGACTTTGCTCAAGGAGTGGGCCGCGCAAGGTCAGTTGACGATGCCGGTGATCATGATGTCCGGTCACGCAACGATCGACACGGCAGTTGAAGCGACCAAGATCGGCGCACTCAATTTCCTCGAGAAGCCGATTGCGTTGCAGAAGCTGCTGAAGGCCGTCGAGCAGGGTCTCGCGCGCGGCAATGCGGCGGCCGCTCCCGGCGGCGCGGCAGCTAAGCCGGTGATGCCGGTGAGTTCGTCGGCGGTGGCGTCGGCGGCTGCGTTGCCGATGTTGTCGACCGACGGCATGGGCAGTGGTGCGCTGGCTGCGCAAACCGCGTCGATCTCATTCGACATTCCGTTGCGCGATGCACGCGACGCGTTCGAGCGCGCTTACTTCGAATATCACCTCGCGCGCGAAAACGGCAGCATGACGCGCGTCGCTGAAAAGACGGGGCTTGAGCGTACTCACCTGTATCGCAAGCTCAAGCAACTCGGCGTCGATCTCGGCAAGAACAAAGGCGAGTAA
- the queC gene encoding 7-cyano-7-deazaguanine synthase QueC — MIRNDAKRSALVLFSGGQDSATCLAWALERYETVETLGFDYGQRHRVELECREGFRQAVTRAFPAWADRLGEDHMIDLSVLGSISDTAMTREIEIEATANGLPNTFVPGRNLMFMTIAAAIAFRRGLQVLVGGMCETDFSGYPDCRDDTMKALQVALNLGMDTRFLLETPLMWLDKADTWRLAHQLGGDELVELVRVETHTCYVGERAELHSWGFGCGECPACRLRKRGYEAYLAGENVTESPL; from the coding sequence GTGATCCGCAACGACGCTAAACGTAGCGCTCTGGTGCTGTTTTCCGGCGGCCAGGATTCCGCCACGTGCCTCGCCTGGGCGCTCGAACGTTATGAAACGGTCGAAACGCTCGGCTTCGATTACGGCCAGCGACATCGCGTCGAACTCGAATGTCGCGAAGGTTTCCGTCAGGCTGTGACGCGCGCATTTCCGGCTTGGGCCGACCGTCTCGGCGAAGATCACATGATCGACCTGTCGGTGCTTGGCTCCATCAGCGATACGGCGATGACGCGCGAGATTGAGATCGAAGCAACGGCCAACGGCTTGCCGAACACGTTCGTGCCAGGCCGCAATCTGATGTTCATGACCATCGCGGCAGCCATCGCTTTCCGGCGCGGTCTGCAGGTGCTGGTTGGCGGAATGTGTGAGACGGATTTTTCGGGCTACCCCGATTGCCGCGACGACACGATGAAGGCATTGCAGGTCGCGCTGAATCTCGGCATGGACACGCGCTTCCTGCTCGAAACGCCGCTCATGTGGCTCGACAAGGCCGATACGTGGCGTCTCGCGCATCAATTGGGCGGTGACGAACTGGTTGAGCTGGTACGCGTCGAGACGCATACCTGTTACGTCGGTGAACGCGCTGAGTTGCATTCGTGGGGCTTTGGTTGTGGCGAGTGTCCGGCGTGCCGCTTGCGCAAGCGCGGCTACGAAGCGTATCTGGCTGGTGAGAACGTCACCGAGTCGCCGCTCTGA
- the queE gene encoding 7-carboxy-7-deazaguanine synthase produces MTYAVKEIFYTLQGEGANAGRPAVFCRFAGCNLWSGREEDRAEAVCRFCDTDFVGTDGENGGKYRTAEDLVAMIASLWPEGEGERFVVCTGGEPMLQIDQPLVDALHAAGFEIAIETNGSMPVLETIDWICVSPKADAPLVVTKGNELKVVIPQDNQRLSEYAKLDFEYFLVQPMDGPSRDINTKLAIDWCKRHPQWRLSMQTHKYLNIP; encoded by the coding sequence ATGACTTACGCGGTCAAGGAAATCTTCTACACGTTGCAAGGCGAGGGCGCGAATGCCGGGCGTCCGGCTGTGTTCTGCCGCTTCGCCGGCTGCAATCTGTGGTCGGGCCGCGAAGAAGATCGTGCCGAGGCCGTGTGCCGTTTTTGCGATACCGATTTTGTCGGCACCGACGGTGAGAACGGCGGCAAGTACCGCACCGCCGAAGACCTCGTGGCGATGATCGCGTCGCTCTGGCCGGAAGGCGAGGGTGAGCGTTTCGTCGTCTGCACGGGCGGCGAGCCGATGCTCCAGATCGATCAGCCGCTGGTCGATGCGTTGCATGCCGCCGGCTTTGAAATCGCCATTGAAACTAACGGCTCGATGCCGGTGCTGGAAACGATCGACTGGATCTGCGTGAGCCCGAAGGCCGACGCGCCGCTCGTCGTGACTAAAGGCAACGAACTGAAGGTCGTGATTCCGCAGGACAACCAGCGTTTGTCCGAGTATGCGAAGCTCGACTTCGAGTATTTCCTCGTCCAGCCGATGGACGGCCCGTCGCGCGACATCAACACGAAGCTCGCGATCGACTGGTGCAAACGCCATCCGCAATGGCGCCTGTCGATGCAGACCCACAAGTATCTGAACATTCCCTGA
- the queD gene encoding 6-carboxytetrahydropterin synthase QueD: MTITRKLEFDAGHRIPDHRSQCRNLHGHRYVLEITLQGDLVDTEGAPDRGMVMDFADVKSLANEHLVDKWDHAFLVYEGDAQVRGFLETMAGHKTVVLDRIPTVENLAAVAFDLLASVYDAHYGVNMRLQKLRLYETPNCWADVVRD; the protein is encoded by the coding sequence CTGACGATTACCCGAAAACTCGAATTCGACGCGGGCCACCGCATCCCCGATCACCGTAGCCAGTGCCGCAATCTGCACGGCCATCGTTATGTGCTCGAAATCACGCTGCAAGGCGATCTGGTCGACACCGAAGGCGCGCCCGATCGCGGCATGGTGATGGACTTCGCCGACGTGAAGTCGCTCGCCAACGAGCACCTGGTCGACAAGTGGGATCACGCGTTTCTGGTCTACGAAGGCGACGCACAGGTGCGCGGCTTTCTGGAGACGATGGCCGGTCACAAGACGGTCGTGCTGGACCGCATCCCGACGGTCGAAAATCTTGCCGCCGTCGCGTTCGACCTCCTCGCAAGCGTGTACGACGCTCACTACGGCGTGAACATGCGTCTGCAGAAGCTGCGTCTGTACGAGACGCCGAATTGCTGGGCCGACGTCGTCCGCGATTAA